The Takifugu rubripes chromosome 3, fTakRub1.2, whole genome shotgun sequence genome contains a region encoding:
- the LOC101067833 gene encoding probable E3 ubiquitin-protein ligase DTX3, whose translation MKARLFHGYGNNIYSFKVMENRQRQSAEDCAICLDRIQGKKTLKCSHSFCSECLESSFKRKPACPVCNTFYGTHTGNQPEGTMTVTRSQQRLPGYERCGSIVIHYIFPAGIQGSEHPNPGVRYSGTSRIAFLPACEEGEKVLKLLKKAFDRKLIFTVGRSVTTGLNNVITWNDIHHKTRMDGGPQSFGYPDPQYLSRVQEELRLKGVTEEN comes from the exons ATGAAAGCTCGCCTCTTCCATGGCTACGGAAACAACATATATTCTTTTAAAGTCATGGAAAACCGGCAAAGGCAAAGTGCGGAGGACTGCGCCATCTGCCTGGACCGGATCCAGGGGAAGAAGACCTTAAAGTGTTCACACTCTTTTTGCTCGGAATGTCTCGAATCGTCTTTCAAACGTAAGCCCGCATGTCCGGTGTGCAACACCTTCTACGGGACGCACACGGGGAACCAGCCCGAGGGCACGATGACGGTGACGCGCAGCCAGCAGCGCCTACCCGGGTACGAGCGCTGTGGATCCATCGTCATCCACTACATTTTCCCAGCAGGGATACAAGGG TCTGAGCACCCGAACCCAGGAGTGAGGTACAGCGGCACCTCTCGCATCGCCTTCCTGCCCGCCTGTGAGGAGGGTGAGAAAGTCCTGAAGCTGTTGAAGAAAGCCTTCGACAGGAAGCTCATCTTTACCGTGGGGAGATCCGTCACCACGGGCCTCAATAATGTCATCACCTGGAATGATATTCACCACAAGACCAGGATGGATGGTGGACCACAGAG TTTTGGATATCCAGATCCACAATATTTGTCCAGAGTTCAAGAGGAGCTTCGTCTAAAAGGAGTGACCGAAGAGAACTGA